The Bufo gargarizans isolate SCDJY-AF-19 unplaced genomic scaffold, ASM1485885v1 original_scaffold_1457_pilon, whole genome shotgun sequence genome includes the window gagttacatagtggaaggagcagggtcccagcagcacagaggattgcaggagaggagtgtgctgatcctgtggaggtgacaggatgagagttacatagtgaaaggagtgggtcccagcagcacagaggatttcaggagagcagtgtgctgatcctgtgttGGTGACagggtgagagttacatagtggaaggagcagggtcccagcagcacagaggattgcaggagaggagtgtgctgatcctgtggaggtgacaggatgagagttacatagtggaaggagtgggtcccagcagcacagaggatttcaggagagcagtgtgctgatcctgtggaggtgacagggtgagagttacatagtagaaagagcagggtccccagcagcacagaggatttcaggagaggattgtgctgatcctgtggaggtgacaggatgagagttacatagtggaaggagcagggtctcagcagcacagaggatttcaggagagcggtatgctgatcctgtggaggtgacagggtgagagttacatagtagaaagagcagggtccccagcagcacagaggatttcaggagaggattgtgctgatcctgtggaggtgacaggatgagagttacatagtggaaggagctgggtcccagcagcacagaggagttcaggagagcagtgtgctgatcctgtggaggtgacaggatgagagttacatagtggaaggagctgggtccccagcagcacagaggatttcaggagagcagtgtgttgatcctgtggaggtgacaggatgagttacatagtggaaggagcagggtcccagcagcacagaggatttcaggagaggagtgcgctgatcctgtggaggtgacaggatgagttacatagtggaaggagcagtgtcccagcagcacagaggatttcaggagaggagtgcgctgatcctgtggaggtgacaggatgagttacatagtggaaggagcagtgtcccagcagcacagaggatttcaggagagcagtgtgctgatcctgtggaggtgacaggatgacagttacatagtggaagaagcagggtccccagcacagaggatttcaggagagcagtgtgctgatcctgtggaggtgacaggatgagttacatagtggaaggagcagggtcccagcagcacagaggatttcaggagagcattgtgctgatcctgtggaggtgacagggtgagagttacatagtagaaagagcagggtccccagcagcacagaggatttcaggagaggattgtgctgatcctgtggaggtgacaggatgagagttacataatggaaggagcagggtctcagcagcacagaggatttcaggagagcggtatgctgatcctgtggaggtgacagggtgagagttacatagtagaaagagcagggtccccagcagcacagaggatttcaggagaggattgtgctgatcctgtggaggtgacaggatgagagttacatagtggaaggagctgggtcccagcagcacagaggagttcaggagagcagtgtgctgatcctgtggaggtgacaggatgagagttacatagtggaaggagctgggtccccagcagcacagaggatttcaggagagcagtgtgttgatcctgtggaggtgacaggatgagttacatagtggaaggagcagggtcccagcagcacagaggatttcaggagaggagtgcgctgatcctgtggaggtgacaggatgagttacatagtggaaggagcagtgtcccagcagcacagaggatttcaggagaggagttcgctgatcctgtggaggtgacaggatgagttacatagtggaaggagcagtgtcccagcagcacagaggatttcaggagaggagtgtgctgatcctgtggaggggaCAGGATgacagttacatagtggaagaagcagggtccccagcacagaggatttcaggagagcagtgtgctgatcctgtggaggtgacaggatgagttacatagtggaaggagcagggtcccagcagcacagaggatttcaggagagcattgtgctgatcctgtggaggtgacaggatgagagttacatagtggaaggagcagggtcccagcagcacagagtatttcaggagaggagtgtgctgatcctgtggaggtgacagggtgagagttacatagtggaaggagcagggtcccagcagcacagaggatttcaggagaggagtgtgctgatcctgtggaggtgacagggtgagagttacatagtggaaggagcagggtcccagcagcacagaggatttcaggagaggagtgtgctgatcctgtggaggtgacaggatgagagttacatagtggaaggagcagggtcccagcagcacagaggatttcaggagaggagtgtgctgatcctgtggaggtgacaggatgagagttacatagtggaaggagcagtgtcccagcagcacagaggatttcaggagaggagtgtgctgatcctgtggaggtgacaggatgagttacatagtggaaggagcagggtcccagcagcacagaggatttcaggagaggagtgtgctgatcctgtggaggtgacaggatgagagttacatagtggaaggagcagggtcccagcagcacagaggatttcaggagagcagtgtgctgatcctgtggaggtgacaggatgagagttacatagtggaaggagcagggtcccagcagcacagaggatttcaggagaggagtgtgctgatcctgtggaggtgacaggatgagagttacatagtggaaggagcagggtcccagcagcacagaggatttcaggagaggagtgtgctgatcctgtagaggtcacaggatgagagttacatagtgcaaggagcagggtcccagcagcacagaggatttcaggagagcagtgtgctgatcctgtggaggtgacaggatgagagttacatagtggaaggagcagggtcccagcagcacagaggatttcaggagaggagtgtgctgatcctgtggaggtgacaggatgagagttacatagtggaaggagcagggtcccagcagcacagagtatttcaggagagcagtgcgctgatcctgtggaggtgacagggtgagagttacatagtggaaggagcagagtccccagcagcacagaggattgcaggagaggagtgtgctgatcctgtgttGGTGACagggtgagagttacatagtggaaggagcagggtcccagcagcacagaggatttcaggagaggagtgcgctgatcctgtggaggtcactagctgagagttacatagtggaaggagtgggtcccagcagcacagaggatttcaggagagcagtgtgctgatcctgtggaggtgacagggtgagagttacatagtagaaagagcagggtccccagcagcacagaggatttcaggaggggattgtgctgatcctgtggaggtgacaggatgagagttacatagtggaaggagctgggtcccagcagcacagagaagttcaggagagcagtgtgctgatcctgtggaggtgacaggatgagagttacatagtggaaggagctgggtccccagcagcacagaggatttcaggagagcagtgtgttgatcctgtggaggtgacaggatgagttacatagtggaaggagcagggtcccagcagcacagaggatgtcaggagaggagtgtgctgattctgtggaggtgacaggatgagagttacatagtggaaggagcagtgtcccagcagcacagaggatttcaggagaggagtgtgctgatcctgtggaggtgacaggatgagttacatagtggaaggagcagggtcccagcagcacagaggatttcaggagagcattgtgctgatcctgtggaggtgacaggctgagagttacatagtggaaggagcggggtcccagcagcacagaggatttcaggagagcagtgtgctgatcctgtggaggtgacaggatgagagttacatagtggaaggagcagtgtcccagcagcacagaggatttcaggagagcagtgtgctgatcctgtggaggtgacagggtgagagttacatagtggaaggagcagggtcctcccagcagcacagaggattgcaggagaggagtgtgctgatcctgtggaggtgagaggatgagagttacatagtggaaggagcagggtcccagcagcacagaggatttcaggagagcagtgtgctgatcctgtggaggtgacagggtgagagttacatagtggaaggagcagggtcctcccagcagcacagaggattgcaggagagcagtgtgctgatcctgtggaggtgacaggatgagttacatagtggaaggagcagtgtcccagcagcacagaggatttcaggagaggcagtgtgctgatcctgtggaggtgacagggtgagagttacatagtggaaggagcagggtcctcccagcagcacagaggattgcaggagaggagtgtgctgatcctgtggaggtgacaggatgagttacatagtggaaggagcagtgtcccagcagcacagaggatttcaggagagcagtgtgctgatcctgtggaggtgacagggtgagagttacatagtggaaggagcagggtcccagcagcacagaggatttcaggagaggcagtgtgctgatcctgtggaggtgacaggatgagagttacatagtggaaggagcagggtcccagcagcacagaggatttcaggagagcagtgtgctgatcctgtggaggtgacagggtgagagttacatagtggaaggagcggggtcccagcagcacagaggattgcaggagagcggtgtgctgatcctgtggaggtgacagggtgagagttacatagtggaaggagcagggtcctcccagcagcacagaggatttcaggataaatttgttgATCTGTGTCAAAAAGCGGGGTTTCCAGCAGCACAGATATTTGGGGGTGATGGTGACACATGGAGGAGAAGTCCCCCTGTTAGTGTTTGTCCTACATCAGACTGCAGAGCTGACGATCTAATCCTCTGTATCTGTGCAGACTCTCCCCTCTGATGTGAGGTCTATCGGTACCTGTCAGTACATGACTGGAAATCTGCTGCACATCGCACCATCACAGCCTGCAGCACATTAACCTCTCCTGGAGCTCATCCAATCTGTCGGTCACTGAGCCCCTTCTATTCATTAGAGCGCTTAGTCCCGGGGTCCGGGAACTGCAAGGTCATCGCATAAATGTAAGGAATGTCCAGTCCTCAGAGATCAGCGACTTCCCTGAGTGTGAAGAACAGAGGGTGCGCGATGGCGGATCGCGGGGCTGCGCGCACGGCTATTCCAGGCCAACACACCTACTAAGACGGACATTACTGCACCTCGGGCGCGGAGGAGCTCGGTCCAGTTCCAGTATCAGACACAAGACGATGCACGACCTTCACCCCTGTGTATTAGGGGAGCGCAGCCAGTTAGGGAGGATTTATTACCCATATTACTGGTATTCAGTAACTGGTTTGGACAATTCCCTCACTAGAGAGAGGATTTCAGCCGGTAAATAGTGGGGAGATCTGGCGATAATATAATCGGATCCTGTTTGGTGGGATAAGTTTCATGTTTTATTTACAGGATATAGAGGACGCTTCACCCTCCTGTCCTAGGGGACATGACCCCAGTGACACCAGTAACCTGCTGAAGAGATGGGGTGCAGGACAATGGTGCGTACACTATAGTGACCATGACTTTCACCCTCCTGTCCTAGGGGAGCCAAGttcggcttaggctactttcacacttgcgtttttcttttccggcactgagttccgtcctgggggctctataccggaaaagagctGATCAGGCAGATCcccctgcattctgaatggagagaaatccgttcagtttgcatcaggacgtcttcagttcagtcgttttgactgatcaggcaaaagagaaaaccgtagcatgctacggttttatctccggcaaaaagaAACTGAAggcttgcctgaacgccggatccggcatttttttccataggaatgtattagtgccggatccggcattcaaaatacaggaatgccggatccgtccttccggtctgcgcatgcgcagacctttaaaaatgaaaaaagaaaaaaaaaactgatccgttttgcctgatgacaccggaaaaactgatccggtattgcaatgcatttttctgactgatcaggcagaaaaaatgacatccgtttgcatacagtttgcctgatcaggcagtcggttcaggcaacggaactgcctgccggaatcaaacaacgcaagtgtgaaagtacccttagttttcCTTTCTGGTGGGGTTCAGCAGCCTGTCTCCAGTTATAGGACATAACCCCAGTGACACCAGTAACCTGCTGAAGagatggggtacaggacaatggtGCGTACACTATATTGATCATGACTTTCACCCTCCTGTCCTAGGGGAGCCAAGTTCGGCTTAGTTTTCCTTTCTGGAGGGTTCAGAGCTGCCCGTCTCCAGTTATAGGACATAACCCCAGTGACACCAGTAACCTGCTGAAGagatggggtacaggacaatggtGCGTACACTATATTGATCATGACTTTCACCCTCCTGTCCTCGGGGAGCCAAGTTTGGTTGATGTTTTTTGGTTTTCTGGTGGGGTTCAGCTGCCTGTCTCCAGTTATAGGACATAACCCCAGTGACACCAGTAACCTGCTGAAGAGATGGGGTACAGAACAATGGTGCGTACACTATAGTGACCATGACTTTCACCCTCCTGTCCTCGGGGAGCCAAGTTTGGTTGATGTTTTTTGGTTTTCTGGAGGGTTCAGAGCTGCCCGTCTCCAGTTATAGGACATACCCCCAGTGACACCAGTAACCTGCTGAAGAGATGGGGTGCAGGACAATGGTGCGTACACTATAGTGACCATGACTTTCACCCTCCTGTCCTAGGGGAGCCAAGTTTGGTGATGTTTTTGGGTTTTATGGTGGGTTCAGAGCTGCCCGTCTCCAGTTATAGGACATAACCCCAGTGACACCAGTAACCTGCTGAAGagatggggtacaggacaatggtGCTTACACTATAGTGACCATGACTTTCACCCTCCTGTCCTCGGGGAGCCAAGTCTGGTTGATGTTTTTTGGTTTTCTGGTGGGTTCAGAGCTGCCCGTCTCCAGTTATAGGACCTGCTGAAGAGATGGCATGGTTGGGGAGGCTAAATTCTGCAGGATGTGGACGTTTCCTCCCAAGGGAAAGATTTGAAGATAATGAAATGTTGAACCTGGAAGCCGCAGATTATGATGTGGACTCATATGGGGCTCAGTTACTTCTGATCCGTGCAGGTAGGATCGGGGCGGCATGGTGGAGGACTGAGCAGACCTCACTGGTGGTGAATGTAGGATTGTCGCACAGTGTCAGGAGGCAGACAGAAAGGCTTCTCAACTAAAGGActgtatggggggtggggggtgtactgACTGCGCTCCTGGAGGTTTGAGAGGGAGGCATGTTTAACTCTTTGTATGCCGGGGCCTCTTTGACGCTCCCGAAGAGCCTTCCGTTAACTCTTTCCATGCTGTCAGTTATTCTTCCAGTCTGATTAACCCTTCCGGTAAGGCGGCCCTTAATCCATTAACCCTTCCTCTCGGTTGCCCtgcaggcaggagcagagctggGGAGGAGGCATCTGAGACCTGTGGGATTAAGGAAGGATTTGGGAGGAATGTTAAAACCCTAATTAACATACCAGACAGGTGAGCGAGGAGTGGGGGGAGTGAAAGAAGAGGAGGCCGAGGGGGTGGCACGGGCTGAGAGAGGAGCCCGCAGGGCCACCATTGTGCTGCCCTCTTAGGGTCTCTGATGTTAGCGCCGGGCTCTTCCATTACTGTCAGTAATCCGATTGTACTTGGGAATGGTGACAACCTGTTCATTCACGTCAGGGGTGGAGCGGCCACAACCTGCAGACCCTTGGGCATGGACAATAATGGTACATTCTGCAGACACACAATACATGGACAAAtgtatgtgcccccccccaaacATATCTCATCCGAGAACCGAGGACTGGCGGCTGGGACCCTCGCCTATTCAGCACCAATCGGGGCTCAGCCAGGGGTGAGGTGAAGGTCAGGAggaaacaggccaaggtcaggggtGCGGGCCAACGGGCTGAATGACGGGGGGTGCGGGGTGAAGTTCGGGGGGTTCAGGCCAAGGTCGGGGGTGTGGAACAACGGGCTCAATGACGGGGTGCGGGCTAAAGGTCGGGGGGTTCAGGCCATGGTCGGGGGTGCGGAACAACAGGCTGAATGACGGGGGGTGCAGGCCAGCAGGCTGAAAGTCGGGGGGGTTCAGGCCAAGGTCAGGGGTGCGGGCCAACGGGCTGAatgacagggggtgggggctgaaGTTCGGGGGGTTCAGGCCAAGGTCGGGGGTGCGGAACAACGggctcaatgacagggggtgcgGGCTGAAGGTCAGGGGTGCGGGCTGAGTTTCGGGGGGTTCAGGCCAAGGTCGGGGGTGCGGGCTAAGGggctcaatgacagggggtgcgGGCTGAAGTTCGGGGGGTTCGGGCTGAGTGTCGGGGGTGCGGGCCGACGGGCTGAATGTCGGGGGGTACAGACCGACAGGCTGATTGTCAGGGGGTGCAGGCGGACAGTCGGGGTGCGGGCCGACAGGCTGAATGTCGGGGGTGCGGCCGATGGGCTGAATGTCGGGGGTGCGGCCGACTGGGCTGAATGTCGGGGGTGCGGGCCGACGGGCTGAATGTCGGGGTGCGGGCCGACGGGCTGAATGTCGGGGGTGCGGGCCGACGGGCTGAATGTCGGGGGTGCGGCCGATGGGCTGAATGTCGGGGGTGCGGGCCGACAGGCTGAATGTCGGGGGTGCGGGCCGACGGGCTGAATGTCGGGGGTGCGGCCGATGGGCTGAATGTCGGGGGTGCGGGCCGACGGGCTGAATGTCGGGGTGCGGGCCGACGGGCTGAATGTCGGGGGTGCGGGCCGACGGGCTGAATGTCGGGGGTGCGGCCGATGGGCTGAATGTCGGGGGTGCGGGCCGACAGGCTGAATGTCGGGGGTGCGGCCGATGGGCTGAATGTCGGGGGTGCGGGCCGACGGGCTGAATGTCGGGGTGCGGGCCGACGGGCTGAATGTCGGGGGTGCGGGCCAAAGGTCAGGGTGCGGGCCGACGGTCAAGGCTCCTGTCATTGTCGTCTGAACTATTTGTTTCTGCTCCTGCGCTAGCAGACGTGGGGGAGGGGGCACATACTTTAACCATGGGTGTGGATGGAGGTGCACTGTGTGATATAACTCCAGGTCCTCAGGGTT containing:
- the LOC122923303 gene encoding extensin-like → MTGALTVGPHPDLWPAPPTFSPSARTPTFSPSARTPDIQPIGRTPDIQPVGPHPRHSAHRPHPRHSARRPAPPTFSPSARTPTFSPSARTPDIQPIGRTPDIQPVGPHPRHSACRPAPPTFSPSAAPPTFSPSARTPDIQPVGPHPDIQPVGPHPRHSAQSAAPPTFSPSAAPPTFSLSARTPTVRLHPLTISLSVCTPRHSARRPAPPTLSPNPPNFSPHPLSLSPLARTPDLGLNPPKLSPHP